In the Vibrio hippocampi genome, AGTCAAGAAGAGACAGCGCAAGGACTCGATGATGTCATCAATGGAGAGCTTCGCTTACCTAATGAAGTCTGCCGCCAACTTCTTTATCACTACCGACATATGGCGAAATCCATCCTCCCTCAAACCCTAATAAGCCTAAGTGGTCGACAGATAGAGATACTATCGATCTTAAAATCGGGGGCTACTAACTTACAAATCGCTGAGCAACTGTGCATCAGTGAATCGACCGTGAAATCGCACCTTTATCAAATTTTTAAGAAGCTTTCCGTCAAAAGTCGTGTGCAAGCAATCGCTTGGGCGAACCAGAACCTGTTATAGTCGTGTCTTATAGTTTAGACTGTGCGCAACTAATCTTGTACTGCATTGTATTTGTAACATGGGTTAGATAGCCTGATTAAAATCTAGGCTATTTAGCAAGTTAGCTAGGTGATAACGGTTAGGCAGTACAATGGAATAAAAAATTAATAAAAGGGTTACAGCATGATTAAAAAATGCCTATTTCCAGCGGCAGGTTATGGAACACGCTTCCTGCCAGCCACTAAATCTATGCCAAAAGAGATGATGCCTGTGGTCAATAAACCACTCATTGAGTATGGCGTCGAAGAAGCGATTCAAGCCGGTATGGATGGCATGTGTATCGTAACGGGTCGTGGTAAACACTCGATTATGGATCACTTCGATAAAAACTATGAGCTAGAACATCAGATCAACGGTACGAACAAAGAAGAGTTACTGGTGGATATCCGTAACGTCATTGATAGTGCTCAGTTCACTTACATTCGTCAAAGAGAGATGAAAGGTCTAGGTCACGCCATTCTAACGGGCCGTGAGTTGGTGGGTGACAATCCTTTTGCCGTTGTTTTGGCGGATGACTTGTGTGTAAATGAGCAAGAAGGCGTTCTGGCGCAGATGGTATCACTGTATAAGCAGTTCCGCTGCTCCATTGTTGCCGTTCAAGAAGTCCCTGAAGATGAGACGCACAAGTACGGTGTGATCTCTGGTGAAGCGATTAAAGACGATATCTTCCGCGTCGACGACATGGTGGAAAAACCGGAAAAAGGCACTGCGCCAAGTAACCTTGCTATCATCGGTCGCTATATCCTGACTCCAGATATCTTTGAGTTGATTGAACAGACCGAACCAGGTAAAGGTGGTGAGATTCAGATCACTGATGCACTGCTAAAACAAGCAAAATCAGGCTGTGTTCTGGCGTACAAATTCAAAGGCCAACGTTTTGACTGCGGTAGTGTTGAGGGCTATATCGAAGCGACTAACTACTGCTTTGAAAACCTCTACCTTAAAGACGAGAAAAAGTCTGAACTTGGAAAGTTTGCCACAAAAAAGGCATCATAAGCTCATCCAAGCCAAGACTCAAACTGGTTTCTGATTGTTCAAAAGCCAGTGACTAAAAAAAAACAGTGACCTAGGGTCACTGTTTTTTTATCCAGTATTTCTTTGCACATATCTCACACTATGTAATACTTGTCAGACTTAGTATTACAAGAGTGCCTGTTATGGATCAGATTGAAGTTAGGGGAGCCCGAACCCATAACCTAAAAAACGTAAACCTTACTATTCCTCGTGATAAATTAATTGTTATCACAGGCTTATCTGGATCAGGAAAATCATCGCTCGCTTTTGACACCTTGTATGCGGAAGGGCAACGCCGTTATGTTGAATCCCTATCAGCCTATGCTCGTCAGTTTTTGTCCTTGATGGAAAAGCCCGATGTTGACCATATCGAAGGTCTCTCTCCTGCCATCTCTATCGAGCAAAAATCCACATCTCATAACCCGCGATCTACGGTCGGTACTATCACTGAAGTCTATGACTATTTGCGTCTGCTGTATGCTCGTGTGGGTGAGCCTCGCTGTCCCGAACATAAGGTTGCGCTGACTGCACAGACGGTTAGCCAGATGGTTGATAAAGTCTTGGAGCTTCCAGAAGGCTCAAAAATGATGCTGCTTGCGCCTATTGTTAAAGAGCGTAAGGGTGAGCATGTAAAAACTTTAGAAAACCTCGCTGCACAGGGCTTTATCCGCGCTCGTATTGATGGAGAAACCTGTGATTTGTCCGATCCACCGCCGCTTGAGCTACACAAAAAGCACACTATTGAGGTAGTGGTTGATCGCTTCAAGGTAAGAGACAATCTACAACAACGCTTGGCTGAATCGTTTGAGACAGCCTTAGAGTTGTCTGGCGGAATTGTTAACGTCGCTTGGATGGACGACAACGAACAAGAAGATATTATTTTCTCTGCCAACTTTGCTTGTCCTTATTGCGGTTATAGCATTCAAGAGTTGGAACCCCGTCTGTTTTCATTTAATAACCCAGCAGGGGCTTGCCATACTTGTGACGGTTTGGGTGTACAGCAATATTTTGACCCTGACAGAGTGATTGTCGACGCAAATTTAAGTCTGGCTGATGGCGCTATTCGTGGTTGGGATCAGAAAAACTTCTACTACTTCCAAATGCTCAACTCGTTAGCTGAGCATTATAAATTTGATATTTACCAACCCTTCAATTCTTTGAGCAAAAAAATCCAAGAGGTTATTCTCAAAGGTTCGGGACGTACCGAGATTGAATTTAACTACGTCAATGATCGTGGCGATCTGCGCGTTAAACGTCACCCGTTTGAGGGGATCCTCAATAATCTTGAGCGACGTTATCGTGATACAGAGTCC is a window encoding:
- the galU gene encoding UTP--glucose-1-phosphate uridylyltransferase GalU, which encodes MIKKCLFPAAGYGTRFLPATKSMPKEMMPVVNKPLIEYGVEEAIQAGMDGMCIVTGRGKHSIMDHFDKNYELEHQINGTNKEELLVDIRNVIDSAQFTYIRQREMKGLGHAILTGRELVGDNPFAVVLADDLCVNEQEGVLAQMVSLYKQFRCSIVAVQEVPEDETHKYGVISGEAIKDDIFRVDDMVEKPEKGTAPSNLAIIGRYILTPDIFELIEQTEPGKGGEIQITDALLKQAKSGCVLAYKFKGQRFDCGSVEGYIEATNYCFENLYLKDEKKSELGKFATKKAS